One window of the Oncorhynchus mykiss isolate Arlee chromosome 5, USDA_OmykA_1.1, whole genome shotgun sequence genome contains the following:
- the LOC110524573 gene encoding discoidin domain-containing receptor 2 isoform X3 — protein MKCLWGGHFPLIILLYLLGDVTSQVNPGVCRYPLGMSGGQIQDEDISASSQWSESTAARYGRLDFEEGDGAWCPEITVEPDSLKEFLQIDLRSLHFITLVGTQGRHAGGIGNEFAQMYKIKYSRDSSRWISWRNRQGKQVIEGNRNAYDIVLKDLEPPIIARFVRFMPVSDHSMNVCMRVELYGCEWLDGLVSYNAPAGEQMSLEGQPVHLNDSVYDGAVIYSMTEGLGQLTDGMCGLDDFTHSHVYNVWPGYDYVGWTNESFPNGYVEIMFEFDRTRNFTTMKVHCNNMFMKHVKAFRQVVCYFRSEADWEATPLSFSPVVDDVNLSARFVTISLANHMASAIKCQFYFAEAWMMFSEITFQSDTAMYNTTLAPPKTGSSPPTSTQPGDDPTHKIDDSNTRILIVCLVAIILILVAIIVIILWRQVWQKMLEKSETFAYSHNNPTSSSAPSEQESSSTYERIFPLGPDYQEPSRLIRMLPEFSHTSKDAVLTSTAVTASKAPIATVAQDGVPHYAEADIVNLQGVTGGNTYAVPALTMDLLSGKDVAVEEFPRKLLTFKEKLGEGQFGEVHLCEAEGMKEFIDEDFSFNISDNQPVLVAVKMLRADANKNARNDFLKEIKIMSRLKDPNIIRLLAVCICSDPLCMITEYMENGDLNQFLSRHEPEGQIALISNVTTVGYSDLRYMATQIASGMRYLSSLNFVHRDLATRNCLVGKNYTIKIADFGMSRNLYSGDYYRIQGRAVLPIRWMSWESILLGKFTTASDVWAFGVTLWETLTFCKEQPYSQLTDEQVIENTGEFFRDQKRQIYLPQPVLCPDSLYEIMLCCWRRNTKERPSFQEIHRVLLESQA, from the exons gttAGACTTTGAGGAGGGTGATGGTGCGTGGTGTCCAGAGATAACGGTTGAACCAGACAGTCTAAAGGAGTTCCTCCAGATAGACCTGCGTTCCCTCCACTTCATCACCCTGGTGGGCACCCAGGGCCGCCACGCAGGGGGCATCGGCAACGAGTTCGCCCAGATGTACAAGATTAAATATAGCCGTGACAGCAGCCGCTGGATTTCCTGGAGGAACAGACAGGGCAAACAG GTGATAGAGGGAAACAGGAATGCATATGACATTGTGCTGAAGGACCTGGAGCCTCCGATCATCGCCCGCTTCGTGAGATTCATGCCCGTCTCAGACCACTCCATGAACGTCTGCATGAGGGTAGAGCTCTACGGCTGTGAGTGGCTTG ATGGTCTGGTGTCCTACAACGCCCCAGCAGGAGAACAGATGAGTCTGGAGGGCCAGCCTGTCCACCTCAATGACTCTGTGTATGATGGAGCCGTCATCTACAG TATGACGGAGGGGCTAGGCCAGCTGACTGATGGAATGTGTGGATTAGATGACTTCACCCACAGCCACGTCTACAATGTGTGGCCTGGTTACGACTATGTGGGATGGACTAATGAGAGCTTTCCCAATGGATACGTGGAGATCATGTTCGAGTTTGACCGCACTCGCAATTTCACCACCATGAAG GTGCACTGTAACAACATGTTCATGAAGCATGTCAAGGCATTCCGCCAGGTGGTGTGTTACTTCCGTTCTGAGGCTGACTGGGAGGCCACGCCCCTTTCCTTTAGTCCCGTGGTGGATGACGTCAATCTCAGCGCCCGCTTCGTCACCATCTCTCTGGCCAATCATATGGCCAGTGCAATCAAGTGCCAGTTCTACTTTGCTGAAGCCTGGATGATGTTTAGCGAAATCACCTTCCAGTCAG ACACAGCCATGTACAACACTACCCTGGCACCCCCCAAGACCGGCAGCAGCCCCCCCACTAGCACTCAACCAG GGGATGACCCCACCCACAAAATAGATGACAGCAACACCAGAATTCTGATTGTCTGCCTGGTGGCCATCATTCTTATCCTTGTCGCCATCATTGTCATCATCCTCTGGAGGCAGGTCTGGCAGAAGATGCTGGAGAAG AGCGAGACGTTCGCCTACAGCCACAACAACCCGACATCATCGTCAGCACCCAGCGAGCAGGAGTCTAGCTCCACCTACGAGCGTATCTTCCCCCTGGGCCCTGACTACCAGGAACCCTCACGACTCATACGCATGCTACCTGAGTTCTCCCACACCTCCAAGGATGCCG TTTTGACCAGCACAGCAGTGACAGCCTCCAAGGCTCCCATTGCAACAGTTGCCCAGGACGGAGTCCCTCACTATGCCGAGGCAGACATCGTCAACCTGCAGGGCGTAACCGGGGGCAACACGTACGCGGTCCCTGCTTTAACCATGGACCTGCTGTCAGGGAAGGACGTGGCAGTGGAAGAGTTCCCCAGGAAACTGCTCACCTTCAAAGAGAAGCTGGGCGAGGGACAGTTTGGAGAG GTCCACTTGTGTGAGGCAGAGGGCATGAAGGAGTTTATAGATGAGGATTTCTCCTTCAACATCAGTGACAACCAGCCAGTACTGGTTGCTGTTAAGATGCTCAGAGCAGATGCTAACAAAAACGCCAG GAATGACTTCCTGAAGGAGATTAAGATCATGTCACGTCTGAAGGACCCCAACATCATCCGTCTGCTGGCCGTGTGTATCTGCAGCGACCCCCTCTGCATGATCACAGAGTACATGGAGAACGGTGACCTCAACCAGTTCCTGTCCCGCCATGAACCTGAGGGACAGATAGCACTCATCAGCAACGTAACCACTGTCGG CTACAGTGACCTGCGCTACATGGCCACTCAGATTGCCTCAGGGATGAGGTACCTCTCCTCGCTTAACTTTGTCCACAGAGACCTGGCTACGAGGAACTGTCTGGTGGGGAAGAACTACACCATCAAGATTGCTGACTTTGGCATGAGCAGGAACCTGTACAGTGGAGACTACTACCGCATCCAGGGTCGGGCCGTGCTGCCCATACGATGGATGTCCTGGGAGAGCATACTGCTG GGTAAGTTCACCACAGCCAGTGACGTGTGGGCGTTTGGGGTGACGCTGTGGGAGACCCTGACCTTCTGTAAGGAGCAGCCTTACTCCCAGCTGACTGATGAACAGGTCATAGAGAACACTGGGGAGTTCTTCAGGGACCAGAAACGACAG ATCTACCTGCCCCAGCCAGTGCTGTGTCCTGACTCTTTGTATGAGATCATGCTGTGTTGTTGGAGAAGGAACACCAAGGAGAGGCCTTCCTTCCAGGAGATTCACCGAGTGCTGCTGGAAAGCCAAGCTTAG
- the LOC110524573 gene encoding discoidin domain-containing receptor 2 isoform X2, which produces MKCLWGGHFPLIILLYLLGDVTSQVNPGVCRYPLGMSGGQIQDEDISASSQWSESTAARYGRLDFEEGDGAWCPEITVEPDSLKEFLQIDLRSLHFITLVGTQGRHAGGIGNEFAQMYKIKYSRDSSRWISWRNRQGKQVIEGNRNAYDIVLKDLEPPIIARFVRFMPVSDHSMNVCMRVELYGCEWLDGLVSYNAPAGEQMSLEGQPVHLNDSVYDGAVIYSMTEGLGQLTDGMCGLDDFTHSHVYNVWPGYDYVGWTNESFPNGYVEIMFEFDRTRNFTTMKVHCNNMFMKHVKAFRQVVCYFRSEADWEATPLSFSPVVDDVNLSARFVTISLANHMASAIKCQFYFAEAWMMFSEITFQSDTAMYNTTLAPPKTGSSPPTSTQPDDSNTRILIVCLVAIILILVAIIVIILWRQVWQKMLEKASRRMLDDELTASLSLQSETFAYSHNNPTSSSAPSEQESSSTYERIFPLGPDYQEPSRLIRMLPEFSHTSKDAVLTSTAVTASKAPIATVAQDGVPHYAEADIVNLQGVTGGNTYAVPALTMDLLSGKDVAVEEFPRKLLTFKEKLGEGQFGEVHLCEAEGMKEFIDEDFSFNISDNQPVLVAVKMLRADANKNARNDFLKEIKIMSRLKDPNIIRLLAVCICSDPLCMITEYMENGDLNQFLSRHEPEGQIALISNVTTVGYSDLRYMATQIASGMRYLSSLNFVHRDLATRNCLVGKNYTIKIADFGMSRNLYSGDYYRIQGRAVLPIRWMSWESILLGKFTTASDVWAFGVTLWETLTFCKEQPYSQLTDEQVIENTGEFFRDQKRQIYLPQPVLCPDSLYEIMLCCWRRNTKERPSFQEIHRVLLESQA; this is translated from the exons gttAGACTTTGAGGAGGGTGATGGTGCGTGGTGTCCAGAGATAACGGTTGAACCAGACAGTCTAAAGGAGTTCCTCCAGATAGACCTGCGTTCCCTCCACTTCATCACCCTGGTGGGCACCCAGGGCCGCCACGCAGGGGGCATCGGCAACGAGTTCGCCCAGATGTACAAGATTAAATATAGCCGTGACAGCAGCCGCTGGATTTCCTGGAGGAACAGACAGGGCAAACAG GTGATAGAGGGAAACAGGAATGCATATGACATTGTGCTGAAGGACCTGGAGCCTCCGATCATCGCCCGCTTCGTGAGATTCATGCCCGTCTCAGACCACTCCATGAACGTCTGCATGAGGGTAGAGCTCTACGGCTGTGAGTGGCTTG ATGGTCTGGTGTCCTACAACGCCCCAGCAGGAGAACAGATGAGTCTGGAGGGCCAGCCTGTCCACCTCAATGACTCTGTGTATGATGGAGCCGTCATCTACAG TATGACGGAGGGGCTAGGCCAGCTGACTGATGGAATGTGTGGATTAGATGACTTCACCCACAGCCACGTCTACAATGTGTGGCCTGGTTACGACTATGTGGGATGGACTAATGAGAGCTTTCCCAATGGATACGTGGAGATCATGTTCGAGTTTGACCGCACTCGCAATTTCACCACCATGAAG GTGCACTGTAACAACATGTTCATGAAGCATGTCAAGGCATTCCGCCAGGTGGTGTGTTACTTCCGTTCTGAGGCTGACTGGGAGGCCACGCCCCTTTCCTTTAGTCCCGTGGTGGATGACGTCAATCTCAGCGCCCGCTTCGTCACCATCTCTCTGGCCAATCATATGGCCAGTGCAATCAAGTGCCAGTTCTACTTTGCTGAAGCCTGGATGATGTTTAGCGAAATCACCTTCCAGTCAG ACACAGCCATGTACAACACTACCCTGGCACCCCCCAAGACCGGCAGCAGCCCCCCCACTAGCACTCAACCAG ATGACAGCAACACCAGAATTCTGATTGTCTGCCTGGTGGCCATCATTCTTATCCTTGTCGCCATCATTGTCATCATCCTCTGGAGGCAGGTCTGGCAGAAGATGCTGGAGAAG GCCTCGCGGCGGATGCTGGACGATGAACTAACTGCTAGTCTGTCACTACAGAGCGAGACGTTCGCCTACAGCCACAACAACCCGACATCATCGTCAGCACCCAGCGAGCAGGAGTCTAGCTCCACCTACGAGCGTATCTTCCCCCTGGGCCCTGACTACCAGGAACCCTCACGACTCATACGCATGCTACCTGAGTTCTCCCACACCTCCAAGGATGCCG TTTTGACCAGCACAGCAGTGACAGCCTCCAAGGCTCCCATTGCAACAGTTGCCCAGGACGGAGTCCCTCACTATGCCGAGGCAGACATCGTCAACCTGCAGGGCGTAACCGGGGGCAACACGTACGCGGTCCCTGCTTTAACCATGGACCTGCTGTCAGGGAAGGACGTGGCAGTGGAAGAGTTCCCCAGGAAACTGCTCACCTTCAAAGAGAAGCTGGGCGAGGGACAGTTTGGAGAG GTCCACTTGTGTGAGGCAGAGGGCATGAAGGAGTTTATAGATGAGGATTTCTCCTTCAACATCAGTGACAACCAGCCAGTACTGGTTGCTGTTAAGATGCTCAGAGCAGATGCTAACAAAAACGCCAG GAATGACTTCCTGAAGGAGATTAAGATCATGTCACGTCTGAAGGACCCCAACATCATCCGTCTGCTGGCCGTGTGTATCTGCAGCGACCCCCTCTGCATGATCACAGAGTACATGGAGAACGGTGACCTCAACCAGTTCCTGTCCCGCCATGAACCTGAGGGACAGATAGCACTCATCAGCAACGTAACCACTGTCGG CTACAGTGACCTGCGCTACATGGCCACTCAGATTGCCTCAGGGATGAGGTACCTCTCCTCGCTTAACTTTGTCCACAGAGACCTGGCTACGAGGAACTGTCTGGTGGGGAAGAACTACACCATCAAGATTGCTGACTTTGGCATGAGCAGGAACCTGTACAGTGGAGACTACTACCGCATCCAGGGTCGGGCCGTGCTGCCCATACGATGGATGTCCTGGGAGAGCATACTGCTG GGTAAGTTCACCACAGCCAGTGACGTGTGGGCGTTTGGGGTGACGCTGTGGGAGACCCTGACCTTCTGTAAGGAGCAGCCTTACTCCCAGCTGACTGATGAACAGGTCATAGAGAACACTGGGGAGTTCTTCAGGGACCAGAAACGACAG ATCTACCTGCCCCAGCCAGTGCTGTGTCCTGACTCTTTGTATGAGATCATGCTGTGTTGTTGGAGAAGGAACACCAAGGAGAGGCCTTCCTTCCAGGAGATTCACCGAGTGCTGCTGGAAAGCCAAGCTTAG
- the LOC110524573 gene encoding discoidin domain-containing receptor 2 isoform X4 produces MKCLWGGHFPLIILLYLLGDVTSQVNPGVCRYPLGMSGGQIQDEDISASSQWSESTAARYGRLDFEEGDGAWCPEITVEPDSLKEFLQIDLRSLHFITLVGTQGRHAGGIGNEFAQMYKIKYSRDSSRWISWRNRQGKQVIEGNRNAYDIVLKDLEPPIIARFVRFMPVSDHSMNVCMRVELYGCEWLDGLVSYNAPAGEQMSLEGQPVHLNDSVYDGAVIYSMTEGLGQLTDGMCGLDDFTHSHVYNVWPGYDYVGWTNESFPNGYVEIMFEFDRTRNFTTMKVHCNNMFMKHVKAFRQVVCYFRSEADWEATPLSFSPVVDDVNLSARFVTISLANHMASAIKCQFYFAEAWMMFSEITFQSDTAMYNTTLAPPKTGSSPPTSTQPDDSNTRILIVCLVAIILILVAIIVIILWRQVWQKMLEKSETFAYSHNNPTSSSAPSEQESSSTYERIFPLGPDYQEPSRLIRMLPEFSHTSKDAVLTSTAVTASKAPIATVAQDGVPHYAEADIVNLQGVTGGNTYAVPALTMDLLSGKDVAVEEFPRKLLTFKEKLGEGQFGEVHLCEAEGMKEFIDEDFSFNISDNQPVLVAVKMLRADANKNARNDFLKEIKIMSRLKDPNIIRLLAVCICSDPLCMITEYMENGDLNQFLSRHEPEGQIALISNVTTVGYSDLRYMATQIASGMRYLSSLNFVHRDLATRNCLVGKNYTIKIADFGMSRNLYSGDYYRIQGRAVLPIRWMSWESILLGKFTTASDVWAFGVTLWETLTFCKEQPYSQLTDEQVIENTGEFFRDQKRQIYLPQPVLCPDSLYEIMLCCWRRNTKERPSFQEIHRVLLESQA; encoded by the exons gttAGACTTTGAGGAGGGTGATGGTGCGTGGTGTCCAGAGATAACGGTTGAACCAGACAGTCTAAAGGAGTTCCTCCAGATAGACCTGCGTTCCCTCCACTTCATCACCCTGGTGGGCACCCAGGGCCGCCACGCAGGGGGCATCGGCAACGAGTTCGCCCAGATGTACAAGATTAAATATAGCCGTGACAGCAGCCGCTGGATTTCCTGGAGGAACAGACAGGGCAAACAG GTGATAGAGGGAAACAGGAATGCATATGACATTGTGCTGAAGGACCTGGAGCCTCCGATCATCGCCCGCTTCGTGAGATTCATGCCCGTCTCAGACCACTCCATGAACGTCTGCATGAGGGTAGAGCTCTACGGCTGTGAGTGGCTTG ATGGTCTGGTGTCCTACAACGCCCCAGCAGGAGAACAGATGAGTCTGGAGGGCCAGCCTGTCCACCTCAATGACTCTGTGTATGATGGAGCCGTCATCTACAG TATGACGGAGGGGCTAGGCCAGCTGACTGATGGAATGTGTGGATTAGATGACTTCACCCACAGCCACGTCTACAATGTGTGGCCTGGTTACGACTATGTGGGATGGACTAATGAGAGCTTTCCCAATGGATACGTGGAGATCATGTTCGAGTTTGACCGCACTCGCAATTTCACCACCATGAAG GTGCACTGTAACAACATGTTCATGAAGCATGTCAAGGCATTCCGCCAGGTGGTGTGTTACTTCCGTTCTGAGGCTGACTGGGAGGCCACGCCCCTTTCCTTTAGTCCCGTGGTGGATGACGTCAATCTCAGCGCCCGCTTCGTCACCATCTCTCTGGCCAATCATATGGCCAGTGCAATCAAGTGCCAGTTCTACTTTGCTGAAGCCTGGATGATGTTTAGCGAAATCACCTTCCAGTCAG ACACAGCCATGTACAACACTACCCTGGCACCCCCCAAGACCGGCAGCAGCCCCCCCACTAGCACTCAACCAG ATGACAGCAACACCAGAATTCTGATTGTCTGCCTGGTGGCCATCATTCTTATCCTTGTCGCCATCATTGTCATCATCCTCTGGAGGCAGGTCTGGCAGAAGATGCTGGAGAAG AGCGAGACGTTCGCCTACAGCCACAACAACCCGACATCATCGTCAGCACCCAGCGAGCAGGAGTCTAGCTCCACCTACGAGCGTATCTTCCCCCTGGGCCCTGACTACCAGGAACCCTCACGACTCATACGCATGCTACCTGAGTTCTCCCACACCTCCAAGGATGCCG TTTTGACCAGCACAGCAGTGACAGCCTCCAAGGCTCCCATTGCAACAGTTGCCCAGGACGGAGTCCCTCACTATGCCGAGGCAGACATCGTCAACCTGCAGGGCGTAACCGGGGGCAACACGTACGCGGTCCCTGCTTTAACCATGGACCTGCTGTCAGGGAAGGACGTGGCAGTGGAAGAGTTCCCCAGGAAACTGCTCACCTTCAAAGAGAAGCTGGGCGAGGGACAGTTTGGAGAG GTCCACTTGTGTGAGGCAGAGGGCATGAAGGAGTTTATAGATGAGGATTTCTCCTTCAACATCAGTGACAACCAGCCAGTACTGGTTGCTGTTAAGATGCTCAGAGCAGATGCTAACAAAAACGCCAG GAATGACTTCCTGAAGGAGATTAAGATCATGTCACGTCTGAAGGACCCCAACATCATCCGTCTGCTGGCCGTGTGTATCTGCAGCGACCCCCTCTGCATGATCACAGAGTACATGGAGAACGGTGACCTCAACCAGTTCCTGTCCCGCCATGAACCTGAGGGACAGATAGCACTCATCAGCAACGTAACCACTGTCGG CTACAGTGACCTGCGCTACATGGCCACTCAGATTGCCTCAGGGATGAGGTACCTCTCCTCGCTTAACTTTGTCCACAGAGACCTGGCTACGAGGAACTGTCTGGTGGGGAAGAACTACACCATCAAGATTGCTGACTTTGGCATGAGCAGGAACCTGTACAGTGGAGACTACTACCGCATCCAGGGTCGGGCCGTGCTGCCCATACGATGGATGTCCTGGGAGAGCATACTGCTG GGTAAGTTCACCACAGCCAGTGACGTGTGGGCGTTTGGGGTGACGCTGTGGGAGACCCTGACCTTCTGTAAGGAGCAGCCTTACTCCCAGCTGACTGATGAACAGGTCATAGAGAACACTGGGGAGTTCTTCAGGGACCAGAAACGACAG ATCTACCTGCCCCAGCCAGTGCTGTGTCCTGACTCTTTGTATGAGATCATGCTGTGTTGTTGGAGAAGGAACACCAAGGAGAGGCCTTCCTTCCAGGAGATTCACCGAGTGCTGCTGGAAAGCCAAGCTTAG
- the LOC110524573 gene encoding discoidin domain-containing receptor 2 isoform X1 produces MKCLWGGHFPLIILLYLLGDVTSQVNPGVCRYPLGMSGGQIQDEDISASSQWSESTAARYGRLDFEEGDGAWCPEITVEPDSLKEFLQIDLRSLHFITLVGTQGRHAGGIGNEFAQMYKIKYSRDSSRWISWRNRQGKQVIEGNRNAYDIVLKDLEPPIIARFVRFMPVSDHSMNVCMRVELYGCEWLDGLVSYNAPAGEQMSLEGQPVHLNDSVYDGAVIYSMTEGLGQLTDGMCGLDDFTHSHVYNVWPGYDYVGWTNESFPNGYVEIMFEFDRTRNFTTMKVHCNNMFMKHVKAFRQVVCYFRSEADWEATPLSFSPVVDDVNLSARFVTISLANHMASAIKCQFYFAEAWMMFSEITFQSDTAMYNTTLAPPKTGSSPPTSTQPGDDPTHKIDDSNTRILIVCLVAIILILVAIIVIILWRQVWQKMLEKASRRMLDDELTASLSLQSETFAYSHNNPTSSSAPSEQESSSTYERIFPLGPDYQEPSRLIRMLPEFSHTSKDAVLTSTAVTASKAPIATVAQDGVPHYAEADIVNLQGVTGGNTYAVPALTMDLLSGKDVAVEEFPRKLLTFKEKLGEGQFGEVHLCEAEGMKEFIDEDFSFNISDNQPVLVAVKMLRADANKNARNDFLKEIKIMSRLKDPNIIRLLAVCICSDPLCMITEYMENGDLNQFLSRHEPEGQIALISNVTTVGYSDLRYMATQIASGMRYLSSLNFVHRDLATRNCLVGKNYTIKIADFGMSRNLYSGDYYRIQGRAVLPIRWMSWESILLGKFTTASDVWAFGVTLWETLTFCKEQPYSQLTDEQVIENTGEFFRDQKRQIYLPQPVLCPDSLYEIMLCCWRRNTKERPSFQEIHRVLLESQA; encoded by the exons gttAGACTTTGAGGAGGGTGATGGTGCGTGGTGTCCAGAGATAACGGTTGAACCAGACAGTCTAAAGGAGTTCCTCCAGATAGACCTGCGTTCCCTCCACTTCATCACCCTGGTGGGCACCCAGGGCCGCCACGCAGGGGGCATCGGCAACGAGTTCGCCCAGATGTACAAGATTAAATATAGCCGTGACAGCAGCCGCTGGATTTCCTGGAGGAACAGACAGGGCAAACAG GTGATAGAGGGAAACAGGAATGCATATGACATTGTGCTGAAGGACCTGGAGCCTCCGATCATCGCCCGCTTCGTGAGATTCATGCCCGTCTCAGACCACTCCATGAACGTCTGCATGAGGGTAGAGCTCTACGGCTGTGAGTGGCTTG ATGGTCTGGTGTCCTACAACGCCCCAGCAGGAGAACAGATGAGTCTGGAGGGCCAGCCTGTCCACCTCAATGACTCTGTGTATGATGGAGCCGTCATCTACAG TATGACGGAGGGGCTAGGCCAGCTGACTGATGGAATGTGTGGATTAGATGACTTCACCCACAGCCACGTCTACAATGTGTGGCCTGGTTACGACTATGTGGGATGGACTAATGAGAGCTTTCCCAATGGATACGTGGAGATCATGTTCGAGTTTGACCGCACTCGCAATTTCACCACCATGAAG GTGCACTGTAACAACATGTTCATGAAGCATGTCAAGGCATTCCGCCAGGTGGTGTGTTACTTCCGTTCTGAGGCTGACTGGGAGGCCACGCCCCTTTCCTTTAGTCCCGTGGTGGATGACGTCAATCTCAGCGCCCGCTTCGTCACCATCTCTCTGGCCAATCATATGGCCAGTGCAATCAAGTGCCAGTTCTACTTTGCTGAAGCCTGGATGATGTTTAGCGAAATCACCTTCCAGTCAG ACACAGCCATGTACAACACTACCCTGGCACCCCCCAAGACCGGCAGCAGCCCCCCCACTAGCACTCAACCAG GGGATGACCCCACCCACAAAATAGATGACAGCAACACCAGAATTCTGATTGTCTGCCTGGTGGCCATCATTCTTATCCTTGTCGCCATCATTGTCATCATCCTCTGGAGGCAGGTCTGGCAGAAGATGCTGGAGAAG GCCTCGCGGCGGATGCTGGACGATGAACTAACTGCTAGTCTGTCACTACAGAGCGAGACGTTCGCCTACAGCCACAACAACCCGACATCATCGTCAGCACCCAGCGAGCAGGAGTCTAGCTCCACCTACGAGCGTATCTTCCCCCTGGGCCCTGACTACCAGGAACCCTCACGACTCATACGCATGCTACCTGAGTTCTCCCACACCTCCAAGGATGCCG TTTTGACCAGCACAGCAGTGACAGCCTCCAAGGCTCCCATTGCAACAGTTGCCCAGGACGGAGTCCCTCACTATGCCGAGGCAGACATCGTCAACCTGCAGGGCGTAACCGGGGGCAACACGTACGCGGTCCCTGCTTTAACCATGGACCTGCTGTCAGGGAAGGACGTGGCAGTGGAAGAGTTCCCCAGGAAACTGCTCACCTTCAAAGAGAAGCTGGGCGAGGGACAGTTTGGAGAG GTCCACTTGTGTGAGGCAGAGGGCATGAAGGAGTTTATAGATGAGGATTTCTCCTTCAACATCAGTGACAACCAGCCAGTACTGGTTGCTGTTAAGATGCTCAGAGCAGATGCTAACAAAAACGCCAG GAATGACTTCCTGAAGGAGATTAAGATCATGTCACGTCTGAAGGACCCCAACATCATCCGTCTGCTGGCCGTGTGTATCTGCAGCGACCCCCTCTGCATGATCACAGAGTACATGGAGAACGGTGACCTCAACCAGTTCCTGTCCCGCCATGAACCTGAGGGACAGATAGCACTCATCAGCAACGTAACCACTGTCGG CTACAGTGACCTGCGCTACATGGCCACTCAGATTGCCTCAGGGATGAGGTACCTCTCCTCGCTTAACTTTGTCCACAGAGACCTGGCTACGAGGAACTGTCTGGTGGGGAAGAACTACACCATCAAGATTGCTGACTTTGGCATGAGCAGGAACCTGTACAGTGGAGACTACTACCGCATCCAGGGTCGGGCCGTGCTGCCCATACGATGGATGTCCTGGGAGAGCATACTGCTG GGTAAGTTCACCACAGCCAGTGACGTGTGGGCGTTTGGGGTGACGCTGTGGGAGACCCTGACCTTCTGTAAGGAGCAGCCTTACTCCCAGCTGACTGATGAACAGGTCATAGAGAACACTGGGGAGTTCTTCAGGGACCAGAAACGACAG ATCTACCTGCCCCAGCCAGTGCTGTGTCCTGACTCTTTGTATGAGATCATGCTGTGTTGTTGGAGAAGGAACACCAAGGAGAGGCCTTCCTTCCAGGAGATTCACCGAGTGCTGCTGGAAAGCCAAGCTTAG